In Sorghum bicolor cultivar BTx623 chromosome 10, Sorghum_bicolor_NCBIv3, whole genome shotgun sequence, one genomic interval encodes:
- the LOC110430911 gene encoding uncharacterized protein LOC110430911 isoform X2: protein MKRRHVAEFSRWGTLQTESKPVMEMVADDKLQPRPRASSPTTASPTPPHPEFSLTPNPAALMVNINPAGISGGLVAALVVGAGIGGAIVWYAFSSSRRAKFLKLLTGGYASKPEDLHGVVQATYLIRAQNDEKRAQQHKEQYEKSLETAQVSRALFDAAVAAAAAPAPAPAVPVPVPDIIVEDPPAPVQPVVPVPGRRFFWLN, encoded by the exons ATGAAGAGGCGTCATGTTGCCGAGTTTA GCAGGTGGGGAACCTTGCAGACGGAATCGAAGCCGGTAATGGAAATGGTGGCTGATGATAAGCTTCAACCCCGCCCCCGAGCGAGCTCACCCACAACCGCGTCCCCAACCCCCCCTCACCCTGAGTTCTCCCTCACCCCCAACCCAGCGGCTCTGATGGTGAACATCAATCCTGCGGGGATCAGCGGTGGGTTGGTGGCCGCCTTGGTCGTCGGAGCGGGCATCGGAGGCGCAATCGTCTGGTACGCCTTCTCGTCTTCCAGGAGAGCCAAGTTCCTAAAATTGCTGACCGGAGGGTACGCCTCCAAGCCTGAGGATCTCCATGGAGTAGTCCAGGCGACGTATCTGATCCGCGCGCAGAATGATGAGAAGCGGGCGCAGCAACACAAAGAGCAGTACGAGAAATCGCTGGAAACCGCGCAAGTCAGCCGAGCGCTGTTTGACGCCGCggtagccgccgccgccgcccccgcccccgcccccgccgtgCCAGTGCCAGTGCCAGATATTATTGTCGAGGATCCGCCAGCACCGGTCCAACCAGTCGTCCCAGTCCCAGGCCGTCGCTTCTTCTG
- the LOC110430911 gene encoding uncharacterized protein LOC110430911 isoform X1 yields the protein MKRRHVAEFSKTSAPTPHHQDFSLRSSFSLSVITLKFRSCSCLATGRWGTLQTESKPVMEMVADDKLQPRPRASSPTTASPTPPHPEFSLTPNPAALMVNINPAGISGGLVAALVVGAGIGGAIVWYAFSSSRRAKFLKLLTGGYASKPEDLHGVVQATYLIRAQNDEKRAQQHKEQYEKSLETAQVSRALFDAAVAAAAAPAPAPAVPVPVPDIIVEDPPAPVQPVVPVPGRRFFWLN from the coding sequence ATGAAGAGGCGTCATGTTGCCGAGTTTAGTAAGACAAGCGCACCAACGCCTCATCACCAGGACTTCTCGCTTCGTTCCTCATTTAGCTTAAGTGTTATTACCTTGAAGTTTCGCTCGTGTTCTTGTTTGGCAACAGGCAGGTGGGGAACCTTGCAGACGGAATCGAAGCCGGTAATGGAAATGGTGGCTGATGATAAGCTTCAACCCCGCCCCCGAGCGAGCTCACCCACAACCGCGTCCCCAACCCCCCCTCACCCTGAGTTCTCCCTCACCCCCAACCCAGCGGCTCTGATGGTGAACATCAATCCTGCGGGGATCAGCGGTGGGTTGGTGGCCGCCTTGGTCGTCGGAGCGGGCATCGGAGGCGCAATCGTCTGGTACGCCTTCTCGTCTTCCAGGAGAGCCAAGTTCCTAAAATTGCTGACCGGAGGGTACGCCTCCAAGCCTGAGGATCTCCATGGAGTAGTCCAGGCGACGTATCTGATCCGCGCGCAGAATGATGAGAAGCGGGCGCAGCAACACAAAGAGCAGTACGAGAAATCGCTGGAAACCGCGCAAGTCAGCCGAGCGCTGTTTGACGCCGCggtagccgccgccgccgcccccgcccccgcccccgccgtgCCAGTGCCAGTGCCAGATATTATTGTCGAGGATCCGCCAGCACCGGTCCAACCAGTCGTCCCAGTCCCAGGCCGTCGCTTCTTCTG
- the LOC8083307 gene encoding uncharacterized protein LOC8083307: protein MMLRVHRPLGIGSMLLCHPFSACLVGSRAASGGRRRGDNNNGWPPPEPSASTWRKPEPGRLKLNFDGSSRHGGASSSRRRASIGGVYRDHEGGFVLGYAERIGAATSSVAELAALRRGLELAVANGWRSVWIEGDAKTVVDVVRSRARVRVRSPEDLRLCGEIEKLLPLLDDMSVSHVRRQGNRVAHGFAKLGHGAARPRVWRDVPPDEVLRFLQRDAEGR, encoded by the coding sequence ATGATGCTGCGGGTGCACCGTCCTCTTGGCATTGGCAGCATGCTGCTGTGCCACCCTTTCTCGGCCTGCCTCGTCGGCAGCAGGGCGGCGTCGGGCGGGCGCCGCCGGGGGGATAATAATAATGGGTGGCCGCCGCCGGAGCCATCGGCGAGCACGTGGAGGAAGCCGGAGCCCGGGCGACTGAAGCTCAACTTCGACGGGTCGTCGAGGCACGGCGGCGCGTCGTCGTCCAGGCGGCGCGCGAGCATCGGCGGCGTGTACCGCGACCACGAGGGCGGGTTCGTGCTGGGCTACGCGGAGCGTATCGGCGCCGCGACCAGCTCCGTGGCGGAGCTCGCCGCGCTCCGGCGCGGGCTGGAGCTCGCCGTGGCCAACGGCTGGCGCAGCGTCTGGATCGAGGGCGACGCCAAGACCGTGGTCGACGTCGTGCGGAGCCGCGCGCGGGTGAGGGTGCGGTCCCCGGAGGACCTCCGCCTGTGCGGGGAGATCGAGAAGCTGCTGCCGCTGCTCGACGACATGAGCGTCTCGCACGTCCGGCGCCAGGGCAACCGGGTGGCGCACGGCTTCGCCAAgctcggccatggcgccgcgcgGCCCAGGGTGTGGCGCGACGTCCCGCCCGACGAGGTGCTCAGGTTCCTGCAGCGCGACGCCGAGGGGAGATGA
- the LOC8061634 gene encoding 5-pentadecatrienyl resorcinol O-methyltransferase-like — translation MALLDEYNSQELLQAQLQLWHQALGIFKPVALALALDLHIPDAIHRLGGAATLPQILLEAGINPCKLHDLCRIMRVLTFSGIFSVKQAATVTSDDDDRHDGEGPVYKLTTASRLLVRDESLTTTQQLPALMYVQLMLSPSRESPLCKGLHAWFRQDHQDQPQPAGLSPFALSYSGQTIWERAERDATAFPFDDAMASDTAFLMPIVLKECGEVFHGLTSLVDVAGGLGGAAATIAAAFPDLKCTVLDLPQVVAKAPTDTNVHYVAGDMFQSIPPANAVFLKLVLHDWNDDECVKILKNCKKAIPPRDAGGKIIIIDMVVGSEPSEPSDIKHIETQILKDLMMMNINGLERDEQEWKKISFKAGFKDYKIIPLLGVRSIIELYP, via the exons ATGGCATTGCTGGATGAGTACAACAGCCAGGAGCTACTCCAGGCTCAGCTTCAGCTCTGGCACCAGGCCCTCGGCATCTTCAAGCCTGTCGCGCTTGCGCTCGCCTTAGACCTACACATCCCCGACGCCATCCATCGCCTCGGTGGTGCCGCCACCCTTCCCCAAATACTCTTAGAGGCTGGGATCAACCCCTGTAAGCTCCACGACCTGTGTCGCATAATGCGCGTGCTCACCTTCTCTGGCATCTTCAGCGTCAAGCAGGCAGCAACGGTGACGTCAGACGACGACGACAGACATGACGGAGAAGGTCCAGTCTACAAACTGACGACCGCATCCCGCCTCCTCGTCAGAGACGAGAGCTTGACAACGACCCAACAACTGCCTGCTCTTATGTACGTGCAGCTCATGCTCTCACCTTCCCGAGAATCCCCGCTCTGCAAGGGCCTACATGCGTGGTTCCGGCAGGATCATCAGGATCAGCCGCAGCCGGCGGGACTGTCCCCGTTCGCTCTATCGTACAGCGGCCAGACGATCTGGGAAAGAGCAGAGCGCGATGCCACCGCGTTCCCGTTTGACGACGCCATGGCCTCGGATACAGCCTTCCTCATGCCGATCGTCCTCAAGGAGTGCGGCGAGGTCTTCCATGGGCTGACCTCGCTTGTCGATGTTGCCGGCGGGCTTGGCGGGGCCGCTGCAACTATAGCGGCGGCGTTCCCGGATTTGAAGTGCACCGTGCTCGATCTCCCACAGGTTGTCGCCAAAGCTCCCACTGACACCAACGTGCACTATGTTGCTGGCGACATGTTTCAAAGTATTCCGCCGGCAAACGCTGTGTTCCTCAAG TTGGTTCTGCACGACTGGAACGATGATGAGTGTGTCAAGATACTGAAGAACTGCAAAAAAGCAATACCTCCACGAGATGCAGGAGGAAAGATAATAATAATAGATATGGTGGTTGGATCAGAGCCATCAGAGCCGTCAGACATCAAACATATAGAGACACAGATTTTAAAAGACCTCATGATGATGAATATCAATGGACTCGAGCGAGACGAGCAAGAGTGGAAGAAGATCTCCTTCAAGGCGGGGTTCAAGGACTACAAAATCATACCACTTCTCGGTGTTCGTTCTATTATTGAACTCTATCCTTGA